In Candidatus Moanabacter tarae, the genomic stretch ATAACCTGGTGGAAGTGATTGGTTTATCAAAATGAATGGGAAGCAACCTCTTTCCCTCCACACTTAGCGATTCATAAGCGGAACTTGTGTAGGGAAAATATCCCGCAGCGGGCGGCGCACTTACACCGCAATATTTCAGGAAGAAACCACAACGATCTTCCCTGGTATCGCCCGACGGAGGGAAATGCCAGGTATGTCCATGCATCAAAAGCAAATCCCCTGTATTAAGCTCAGGATCAATAAAAGGACCCAATCGATCTTTATTTGGACAACTTAAATCCCGGATCCGAGCATTCTCATCGATCACCTCCGCCAATTTATGAGATCCAGGTGACACAAGTAGAGGGCCGAATGAGTTATCAAAGTCATTCAGCGGTATGATCGCAAAAAGCCAATTCATGGAAGAGCCTACTGGCCTCCATCTCTTATAATCGCAGTGAGCTCCCCCACCTTTGTCCCCGGGACTCCTTAGGTAAGCGACAAAAGCAGTCAAATAAGACGATTCGCCTAAAAAAGATTCCACAGCATTCACCACCACAGGATGTTCTACTACCGGCACAAACCCCGGGTCGGCCATTTGATTGCCTTGAATTGTATATTTCCCAGGAGTGGGATATTCCAAGCCTTCGCCATCAGTCCAGGCCCGCCCACCTCTGGTATACTCTTGGACCAAAGAACGATAGTGTTCGGCTTCATCCAATGTTAATACATTACGAATGATATGGTAGCCCTTCTCTTGGTAGGCACCCTTATCTTGGTCGCTTAAGATAACTTCTTTTTTTACCATGTTCTGAGATTAATGTCAGAATAATTTAGCCAATTTCAATCACACTGGTAAATTGGCTGATCTCAGGATTGAAAGGTATGATTCCCACATCCATTACTATATTTATTAATTAGGTTTCTAATTAAAGAAATCAATGACCCTCTACCACCTAAAAAGGAAAAGTCTTAGAAAATTTACTATGAATAATCTATAGCTTCAGGGCCCTCCCACCTCCGCAGACTAACACCAAACGCATCACGACGCATACCATCAGGACGATTAGGAAGATCGTATTCAATATCGCGAGTGTTGAGGCTTCGAAAGTAGGGCTGAATATCTTTGGGTAGACTAGCAATTTTTACTGGATCCCGTTCCTCCACCTCCCCTATGGGGCCGGACCAGGCAGGACGATAAGCGAGAGCATACATCCGCCGATCCCTATCGCAATGGTTGGGAAAGTTTGCATGAAAAACTTTTTGGTTAATTATCACAGCCGATCCAGCCTTGCAGGTGATCATTAATTCGTCAGGATGACTGAGGTAACGAAGATAGGGATTGGCGTCCCGGTGCATGGAAAGATGAGATCTTGGTATGACTTTGAATGGAGACCGTTCCGGAGTAAGATCATCTAGGTAATATAGGACGCGGGCCAGAATAGGTGAGCTGGATTGAAGACCAAAGATCTTAGAGCCGTAAGGCTGAGCATCCGTATGCATAGCAATTCCAGGATGACCTGGTTCTGATACAACATAAGCGCATGAGGTACAAATAAGATCGTCACCGAAAAGGTAAGTAAGAAAATCAACAATTTTGGGGTTCCCTATTACCTTAATCGCAGTAGGAGAGTCGGTCCACTGTACATCGGAACACCCTCTCTGGTGAGGACTATAATCCACCGCCTCTGTCGGGATCCGGTCAAGCTCCATCCCAATTGATTCAGTCTCTTTGACTGAAAGGACATCGGGGATAACAACAAATCCGTTGAATTCGATAGATCGAATCTGATCAGCCCGGGTTAGGCTAGCCCAATTAGTTGTATCCTGTCGGGCGTCGGCAATGCTATCTCGACTGTTGGTAAAAGAAGTGTCCATTATATTATAGGAAAATAATTTTCTAAATTACGTTACAGTTAGTTACAAGATAAGAACGGGAAATTCCTCTACATTCAATACCCCAAAGAGGTCGTCCAGAGTTGCCTAGAGGAGGAAAATCATCCTAGGTTTCATAAGCAAATTATTATATCAGGTCAGTCAGTGATTATTCGAATAAACCCAACGGAAGCGCACCGAATTTCCATGCGCATTCTCGAAGTTCGTATGGGGGCTCCCCACCACATTGCGGAAGCTACCACATCAGCTCTTATCTATGCCTCACTTCGTGGTGTCGAATCCCATGGAATCGGACTTCTATCAGGCTATGTTGATCAATGGAAAAAAGGCCGGATCATGCCAGATGCTGAACCAAGGAAATTAAAAGAAACAAAGACAACTATCCTATTGGATGCTCAGCAAACACTGGGACACTATGCTAGCCTTAGGGCAGCTGATAACGCGGTAGAGAAGGCGCGAAACACTGGCGTGGGAACCGCTGTTATCCGCAACAGCAACCACAACGGCGCAATTGGTTTTTACGCTAACAGGATTGCAGAAAAAAAGATGCTTGGAATTGTAGCCAGTGCTTGTGCTCCCCACGTTGCTCCCCACGGAGGCACCAAAGGAATTCATGGAACTAATCCTATTTCCTACGCCATACCTAGGAAAACCGGAAATTCAATTGTCTTTGATTTCGCAACAGGTTATTCGGCTGCCAAAACTCGAAAAATAGCTAATACAACAGGCCATCTGCCAAAGGGATTTATGGTAAACAAGGACGGAAGGCCGACAACTGATCCTAAGGACATCGAGACAGGTTGGATTCTCCCAACGGCAGGGAGCATTGGATATGGGTTGGGCATTCTAGTTGATGCATTAACAGCTGGTTTAGCCGATTCGTCCATCGGACAAGAAGTTCCTCTAGTATCGAATGTTAAGGATCCCTACTGTGGAACATTTAGCGCCATCGCGCTCTCCCCCGATGCATTTGGAGGTTGGGAAGGGTTCAGCTCGCGAATTGAAACTCTTGTAGATCAAATCCGAAACACCCCCCCCCAAGATCCTAACCACCCAGTTCGCTTGCCTGGAGAGCGCGGTTGGGAGGAGCAGCTAAACCGGATCGACAAAGGAATTCCAGTTGAGGAAGAAGAATTGAAGAACCTAAGGCAGTTAGCTTTCCTTGATTCATAATTAAAAATATAGCCCTTCCCGAAATTACTTGAGCCTGAATAACAATGAGTATTCCCAGATCTTAGATGGATCCAGAATTATGGCTAAATATTTACGTTATTGGGAAGATCCCAAACCCTAATTGATTCAGTTATCCAAATTCTTAGAATCAGGCAGTATTGCATTCATGCTTCAACGCCCCTCTACATCGAGGTATCCTCTCTTCCTAAGGATCCTTAAAAACACATAAATCAGTAATCCGATATTAAGGAAAACAAGCCAGCCCACTCCCAAGCTCAGAGAACCATGAACAAAATTCCTCAGCATTTCAAAGACCGTGTAGGCAACGATTATAGCGAAAAACCCTGAGTATTCTCGCTTAAGTACATTTCTCATGGAGAATGGGAGCCTGTCTTGACGCCAGATTCGGAATCTGGGCCAGTATGCAGGGGTTACCCTGGCCCATTCAATATACGGAGTTCCGAATTTTTCTAACAGAAAACGCTCCTCTACCAGCATAATGCGTTCGAGATAAAAGAAAACCACCAATACCATAATAGCCGTGAACCACCAGACTTGAACCGATAGAATCATCCCTAGATAAATAATGAAATTACCAAAATAAAGTGGGTGGCGATGAATCGAATACATTCCAGTCGTATTAAGTGATTCGGCTATTTGCTCAGTGGTGCTTCTACCAGAAGTACGTTTTGGAAGATGGGCCACCGTGATACATCTTATCGTAAATCCAAAAAATGACAGGACGATGCAGGCGCAATTATATAGTTGGTCACCAACACCTCCAAGAGTTAGCTTGGAATTAGAGGAGTCAGCAAAAGCAAAAAGAAGGAGTGGAATTGAAAATAACAGAAAATAGCTTCTTCTTCCAAAGAGCCAGCCACCTTGTTTTTCTAGTTCTTCTCTAAGAAGCATTAGTTAATAACTCTTTTCGAAGCTAAATAACAAAGATGGCTGAAACAGGAATTGTAGTAAAGCCTCACGTTTCGTCTCTTAATGTTAGCCAAACCTTAAAGTTAAAAGATTGGATTCTAATCCAATTGTACATTTTAATCCTATCGATAGAATAAACCAAATTCCATAAACATTTGACCAAACTTAAATTAAGATAAACACAATAGTCCCAGGATTTCCAATTCGATTTCACGCATTTTGTCGTCACTATAAATCTACGTGCAAATTTGCACATCTATTTGATTAATTTAAAAGTCCTTTTATAAAGACACAAACCCTATGACAGTTGCTGATGCTATTGCCAATGCCCTGAAGAAAGAAGGAGTTAAGTATCTTTTCGCCTATCCAGTTAACCCCCTTATTGAGGCTGCTGCTAAATTAGATATCCGGCCAATTATTGTCCGACAGGAACGAATAGGGCTTCACATGGCAGATGCTATAGGACGCTTGTCCTCAGGAAAGCAAATTGGGGTCTTCTGTATGCAGCACGGTCCGGGTACAGAGAACGCATACGGAGGAGTCGCTCAAGCCTACGGCGAGTCCTCTCCAATTCTTGTTCTACCAGCCGGTTACAATCGGGAACTCGCCCATATCAACCCGAATTTTAGTTCCTATTTGAATTTCCAACACATCACAAAGTCATGCGAAACGCTTATTACCAGCGCTGCGACTGAGGAAGTCATCCGCCGGGCTTTCACACAAGTTCGTAACGGCCGTCCTGGTCCGGTGTTAGTAGAAATTCCTGTTGATTTATTTGGAGAAGAATTGCCCCAACCCTTCAACTACACCCCGGTTCCTACAACTCGATCAGCTCCCGATCCGGAAGCGGTAGAAAAAGCTTCCATAGCACTCCTGGAAGCAAAACGGCCTGTCATTTATGCCGGCCAAGGTATTCATTATGCCCAAGCTTGGGATTCGCTAAAGACCCTAGCAGAACTCCTAGAAGCACCGGTAGCAACCAGCTTGAGTGGAAAAAGTGCTTTCCCTGAAACCCATCCTCTATCGCTGGGTGCAGGAGGACTGGCAGTACCCCAGACAGTATTTGATTTTATTAAGAATGCCGATCTCATACTTGGCATCGGCTGCAGTTTTACGCGGAGTTCATTCGCCATCCATATTCCATTAGAAAAACCAATAATTCATGCAACGCTGGATCCTTCCGACATTAATAAAGACGTTAAGGTAAGTCAGGCATTAGTCGGTGATGCAAACCTCACCCTTAATGCCATAAATCAATGTATCTCAGATCTTCTTCGGGGGAAACCCCGTAAACGCACTAATCAAGTAACGGAAGAAATCGCAACTATTAGAAAAAGTTGGATGCAACGATGGAAACCAAAACTGACCGACACATCGACACCATTTTCTCCCTACCGAGTAATCCGGGATCTCATGCAAACAGTCGATACAGGAAACACTATTATAACTCACGATGCCGGGAGTCCTCGAGATCAGCTTGCCCCATTCTGGGCTAGTTTGGCTCCTCTCTCATATATCGGATGGGGGAAGACCACCCAGTTAGGATACGGCCTAGGTTTGGCCATGGGTGCAAAGCTCGCATGTCCAGATAAGCTTTGCATTAACGTATGGGGAGATGCAGCGATCGGATTTACAGGAATGGATTTTGAAACTGCAGTTCGGGAGCGAATACCAATACTCTCAATTTTGTTCAACAACCTCTCTATGGCCATCGAACTCAAAATTATGCCTGTCTCTACAGAGAAGTTTCGGAGCACCGATATTTCCGGCAACTATTCACAAATGGCAAATGCCTTCGGGGGTTATGGGGAACGTATCGATTTACCCGAGAACATAATTCCAGCCATAAGGCGGGGCATCGAGAAAACCGAAGAAGGGGTACCTGTCCTTCTTGAATTCATGACCAGCAAGGAAGTCGAAGTTTCAAAGTTTTAGTTAGGCTATGAAATGATCGGACTACAATTCTATCGTCTCTCGGTAAGCAGAAGAAAAGGAGATCAGCAAGATCGCCTCGCCTGATGAAATATTTCGTGCCTTGTGCGGTAGATTAGCGGGCAAATTGATGGAATCGCCTGGTTGCATCTGTATTCTACGTCCTCCTTCAATAAAGTGCTCAATTCTTCCCTCTAATACTACCAAAATTTCGGAACAATTAGGATGATAGTGTAATGGATTTTCCTCGCCAGCCTTTAGGACACATTTTCCAACTGTCATATTGGTCGAATTTCCAAGTTCGGCGTTCGCATACCAAGTCAGACTACCCCAGTCAAAGGGCACCGTCTTTGACTCTCTGCTACGACGTACTGTTGCCTTTTCCATACTTTAAATACTCCTGTTCTTCTGAATTTATTTAATCACCAACTACTCCTTTGTTGGATAAATTATCTAATCATAATCTATCTGATGAGATAATCCTCCGCCTACCTAAACAAGGAAAGTTATTAATGTGAAGCCCAACGATATCAGACTACCGCAATTATCAGGAACATGCATCTTTATTGCCAATCGTGACAATGCAATCCTCCGGCAACTTACGAAGTATCTATCTAGCCACCTTGAAGTTCCCAGAGTTTTTTCATTTCTCTCGACGATTTAAGTAACTCCTCCGGTGTACCAATAGAGTCTACTTTTCCATCCTTCATAACTACGATCTGGTCAGCTCTAAGGAGAGCGGGCCGGCGATGAGAAACAACAATGTAAGTTGCTTTCCGACCCTTAAATAAACGTGTCCAAAGAACTCTCTCGGTCTCGACATCAAGAGCAGACGAGAGATCATCAAACACAAACAATTCAGCATCCCGAACAAACATCCGTGCAGCGCCGACCCGCTGAATCTGGCCTCCAGAAAGTTTTACACCTCGTGGGCCAACGATCGTATTGAGACCGTCCGAAAGAGAGAAGACTTCCTCATCCAAAACACCTTGATAAAGTGCTCTAGATAAATCATCGGGATCATTAGGAAGACCACAGAGAATATTTTCCCGTAAAGATTCACTGAAGAGATTTGGGATTTGGGAAGTATAGGCACACCTTGGGGGAGTTAGAAAGGTCTTCGGGTCTTTGATCTTATTTCCATTCCATTTTATTAAACCCTTATTAATAGGAAGTGTGCCGAGAATAGACCGAAGAAGTGTCGTTTTTCCGGAACCTATCTGACCAGTTATTACTGTAAAGGAACCTACAGGTACCCGGAATGAAACATCGGAGATCCCCATATCAGACTCAGGATATGTGTACCCGATCCCTTCTAACGAAAGTTCTTCCAGTGGATTATTCAGATGTGTTTGATTGGGTTCAGGAGGATGCTCAGTCAGATAAAGAGGCGCATCATCAATGAGACGCTGTCGAGGAATATCTTCCACGGTATTCGCTATTCGATCGTAAGAAACTCCTGCGCGTTTATGTTGGGCAAGCAGTGTACCGAGTAAAGAACCGCTCCGCGCAACTTGCCCGATATAGGTTGCAAAGAGGGCCATATCCCCGACGGTGAAACTGCCAGATTTCATTTTCTCAGCAACCAGGATAAGGATTACACCAGTAGCAATATGCCCTAAATTCGCATTGATCGACTGAAGTAATTCATTGAATATATTATCAACCAATGTCGATCTGCGACGTTGATCATTGAGCCCTCTAAAGTGTTTAACCAAATCGACTTCTGCAGTCCCAACCTTAACGGCAAGAACTGATTTAAACATTTCGTTAATAAAGTTCGTAGCTCTTTCAGTAGCAACACGTTGAGCTATACGGTATTTATGGATAAGCTTGCGACAAGCGTCTACGATGATAACCACACATATGGCGGGAACCAATGTAATAAGCGTCACACCGAGATCAATGGCAGCCATATAACGAATCGCTAGAACTGCAAAAACCAAATTACCCCACAAGTGAATGTACTGATTTAAATAATGAATAATTCCATTGACATCGTCTCGGAGACGATTGGTTACCTCGCCTGATGCTCCAGAGATACGCAAGGAATCCCTGACTTCGAGAATAGCCGAAAGGAGATTTCGCCGCAGGAGAGTTTCTATAGAAAACCACCACCTAGGCCAAGTAAGCGCAGAACCGAAAAGCGCAATGCGATCCCCGACTTCAACAACAATAAAGAGAGCCACAAAAGTGGCCGCCGTAAAACCCGATTCTGCCTGTCCAGTTAGAACATCAAAAAATGCCTTTAATACGAGCCCTGCAAAAAAAGGCGCAATATCGTCAATTCCTCGAAAAAAAATTGTAGCCAAGAACAGTAGTGGCCGAAACTTTATGAGCCTCCAAGTTACTTTTCGCATTGATGTAGAGGAACTCATTAGATGAGTTCCTCCGAACCTCTTCTGAGCAAACCGAAGAAGTGAGAGTTCGAGTCTGCTAAGAGCTTAGAACGTTTACCGTGTTCTCGAATGTATCCGTTCTCCAGGATTAAAATGCGATCAACCTTCTGAACCGTTTCGAGACGGTGAGCAATGATGATTCCTGTCCTATTTTCGAGAAGGCGCTCCACTGCAATGTTTATGGTTCTTTCAGTAGCTGGATCGAGTCTCGAAGAAGGCTCATCTAGTATAACCAACCCAGGGTCTTTAAGAAAGACTCGCGTAAATGCAAGAAGCTGGGCTTCTCCTGCCGAAAGACGGGATTTCCTAGAATCGATCTCACTGTCAAGTCCTTCAGGCAGGGAATCATACCAGCGACCAAGACCTAAATCTCTAAGTGCTGTTACAATTTTTTCATCCGGTATTCCCTCTTTAAAAAGAGTCAAATTTTTACGTAAATTAGCATTGAAAAGGTGAACATCCTGAGTGACCAATCCAACATTTTGGCGTAGATCTTCAACTCGCACATCCATTATCGATTGCTGGCCAATCCTAATTTCTCCTTTCTCAATTTCATGAAGTCTAAAGAGCAGGCGTGTGATCGTCGTTTTTCCGCTACCAGTCCTTCCAAGTAACCCTAGCTTTTCACCCGGTTTGAGAATAAAATCGATATCGTTCAAAACCGGCTCTCCAGAATTATATGAGAAAGTGACTTGCCTAAACTGGACTCCGAATGGACGGTTCGAATCTAGGATGTGATGACCCGCACCTACTTTCGATGTAATTCGATGAAGTTCCTCGATTCGTTTGAGACCAGCAGTTGCTCGCTGCAGTTCATTAATCTGCCGACTGATCTGAAATATTGGCTCGTGGAGCATCGAAGTATAATGAACAACCAAAAACACATCTCCTATCGTGAATATGGATGCCTGGTATAGCCAAATACCCATTCCCATTGCTAAAGCAAACCCGAGGACGTACATAAACCCAGTAATGGCTCGCAGCAGTTCATTCATTAGTTCCGATCTCTTTACCCGACTATAAACGTCACGATTCACACCATGAAAACGGTTCAGTATGTAATTACCCGATCCGCTAGTTCGTATGTCTTCGAGACCAAAAATTCGCTCCTCAAGGAAACCGAAGAGACGGGCATAACCTTCTCTCTCTTCTGTATAGATGGGAACCGCAATATTTCTTGTGAGA encodes the following:
- the yjmC_2 gene encoding putative oxidoreductase YjmC, translating into MIIRINPTEAHRISMRILEVRMGAPHHIAEATTSALIYASLRGVESHGIGLLSGYVDQWKKGRIMPDAEPRKLKETKTTILLDAQQTLGHYASLRAADNAVEKARNTGVGTAVIRNSNHNGAIGFYANRIAEKKMLGIVASACAPHVAPHGGTKGIHGTNPISYAIPRKTGNSIVFDFATGYSAAKTRKIANTTGHLPKGFMVNKDGRPTTDPKDIETGWILPTAGSIGYGLGILVDALTAGLADSSIGQEVPLVSNVKDPYCGTFSAIALSPDAFGGWEGFSSRIETLVDQIRNTPPQDPNHPVRLPGERGWEEQLNRIDKGIPVEEEELKNLRQLAFLDS
- the ilvI_3 gene encoding Acetolactate synthase isozyme 3 large subunit, translated to MTVADAIANALKKEGVKYLFAYPVNPLIEAAAKLDIRPIIVRQERIGLHMADAIGRLSSGKQIGVFCMQHGPGTENAYGGVAQAYGESSPILVLPAGYNRELAHINPNFSSYLNFQHITKSCETLITSAATEEVIRRAFTQVRNGRPGPVLVEIPVDLFGEELPQPFNYTPVPTTRSAPDPEAVEKASIALLEAKRPVIYAGQGIHYAQAWDSLKTLAELLEAPVATSLSGKSAFPETHPLSLGAGGLAVPQTVFDFIKNADLILGIGCSFTRSSFAIHIPLEKPIIHATLDPSDINKDVKVSQALVGDANLTLNAINQCISDLLRGKPRKRTNQVTEEIATIRKSWMQRWKPKLTDTSTPFSPYRVIRDLMQTVDTGNTIITHDAGSPRDQLAPFWASLAPLSYIGWGKTTQLGYGLGLAMGAKLACPDKLCINVWGDAAIGFTGMDFETAVRERIPILSILFNNLSMAIELKIMPVSTEKFRSTDISGNYSQMANAFGGYGERIDLPENIIPAIRRGIEKTEEGVPVLLEFMTSKEVEVSKF
- the yheI gene encoding putative multidrug resistance ABC transporter ATP-binding/permease protein YheI encodes the protein MRKVTWRLIKFRPLLFLATIFFRGIDDIAPFFAGLVLKAFFDVLTGQAESGFTAATFVALFIVVEVGDRIALFGSALTWPRWWFSIETLLRRNLLSAILEVRDSLRISGASGEVTNRLRDDVNGIIHYLNQYIHLWGNLVFAVLAIRYMAAIDLGVTLITLVPAICVVIIVDACRKLIHKYRIAQRVATERATNFINEMFKSVLAVKVGTAEVDLVKHFRGLNDQRRRSTLVDNIFNELLQSINANLGHIATGVILILVAEKMKSGSFTVGDMALFATYIGQVARSGSLLGTLLAQHKRAGVSYDRIANTVEDIPRQRLIDDAPLYLTEHPPEPNQTHLNNPLEELSLEGIGYTYPESDMGISDVSFRVPVGSFTVITGQIGSGKTTLLRSILGTLPINKGLIKWNGNKIKDPKTFLTPPRCAYTSQIPNLFSESLRENILCGLPNDPDDLSRALYQGVLDEEVFSLSDGLNTIVGPRGVKLSGGQIQRVGAARMFVRDAELFVFDDLSSALDVETERVLWTRLFKGRKATYIVVSHRRPALLRADQIVVMKDGKVDSIGTPEELLKSSREMKKLWELQGG
- a CDS encoding putative ABC transporter ATP-binding protein; the encoded protein is MKPLELDLNSRVRLRHYASLLGRYLAPYKGRVVFLVMSMLVSIGLNLLNPQIFRYFIDTATMNGPLRYLVWAGVAFIGIGILRQTIQIVGSYLGQDVGWRVTNEMRNNLALHCLKLDMSFHQQRTPGEMMERVDGDTTALSSFFSQFLIQVLGGVILLLGVIVLVFLEDWRVGLALTLFSIVALIILNLTRNIAVPIYTEEREGYARLFGFLEERIFGLEDIRTSGSGNYILNRFHGVNRDVYSRVKRSELMNELLRAITGFMYVLGFALAMGMGIWLYQASIFTIGDVFLVVHYTSMLHEPIFQISRQINELQRATAGLKRIEELHRITSKVGAGHHILDSNRPFGVQFRQVTFSYNSGEPVLNDIDFILKPGEKLGLLGRTGSGKTTITRLLFRLHEIEKGEIRIGQQSIMDVRVEDLRQNVGLVTQDVHLFNANLRKNLTLFKEGIPDEKIVTALRDLGLGRWYDSLPEGLDSEIDSRKSRLSAGEAQLLAFTRVFLKDPGLVILDEPSSRLDPATERTINIAVERLLENRTGIIIAHRLETVQKVDRILILENGYIREHGKRSKLLADSNSHFFGLLRRGSEELI